A window of Drosophila sulfurigaster albostrigata strain 15112-1811.04 chromosome X, ASM2355843v2, whole genome shotgun sequence genomic DNA:
TTTAGTATTTCCCTTTCATTGCCAACTTGCTGTTGAACGCCTGCCAAagtaaatattacaaaatgtttGTCTGAACTACACCAAGCTTAACCTTAATCtaacaataaatgttttgctCTTTCCTCCCCGccacccccaaaaaaaaaacaccttCCTTGCTGCGAACCAcgaaacaacacaaaaaacaaacccCATCTTCAATCCTAAAATCCTATCCTAACTATTCTGCataatttgtacaattttccGCACTAACTAACTTGTTGGGTCCTAACACTTACTGATAAatattgtgtgtatttttgtttcttccttttgatttattatatatctctctctctctttatacCTTTAAACCTATTTCTATCAATTCTACCAATCCCCCCTccgataaaaacaaaaaacaaaacccaaCCGAACTACGTATTTTGTGGGCCGATCTctctactctctctctgtgtgtgtgtgtgtgtgtgtgcgcttttTGGTGTCGAACTGCAAAACTGTGACTCtgcaacaaccaaaaaaccaaaatccaaaaaaacaatcaacaatcaCACGTCAATCATcacttcaacacacacacaacaacaacaacaacaacaacatgaaaacaaaaaaacaaaaaacaactgaaaCTCTCTAGGTTCCCTTCTGAAAATCTCACTTCTAGAGCCTTTCAAAGCAACATGGACAAAATACTATTGCACATTCAAGAAACAGAAGCGCGAATTCACAATGCTTCAGTTCAATCAGATGAATCACAGCTTCACACGGCCCGAGGCCCGTGAGGACGAGAAGTTGACACTGTTCTCGTGCCAGCGACGGGCCTCCGAGTTTGAGAAGCGTTTCTGCTTTGATCTAACGTTCAAGGAGAAACCCGGCATTGTCTACACGTTTCAGGCGCTTAGCGAAAAGGATCATCGCTCCTGGCTAAGCGCCATGGATGGCACGGAGCCGGTAAGCCAAGCCCCATTAACTTCATTCACGTCAATCAATCATTCAATCAATCTAATATCTGTCGATCTACGATTTACAGACCTATCTGGCACCTGGCAAGATGAAGGCGAGCGAAGCGTATCAATTGGATGAGACTGGCTTCATGTTTGTGCGTCGCTGCATTCAGGTGCTGGAGGGACGCGGTCTCGAGGACGAGGGCATTTATCGCAAGAGTGGCGTTGGCACCAAAATCAACAAACTCCTTGCGCTCGGCATGGAGCGCAAAGAGACGGAGGATGTGTTCACCGATGACAAGTATCGGGATCTCATGGAGAGCAACACAATTGCCAGTGCcctcaaaatgtatttacgtAATCTAAACGAGCCGCTGATGACATATCACTATCACAGCGGCTTCATCGAGGCAGCCAGTAAGtcacaatcaatcaatcaatcaatcattcgttataattcttattattatagaaaaaGAGAGCCTCAATCAGCGCGTGAATGAAGTGCACAAGCTGGTCTATAAGCTGCCGCAGCCCAACTTTGAAATGCTGGACATGGTCATCAGGCATTTAACAGAGtgagtcaatcaatcaatcaagcaATCAATCAGTGCTTTAACTAATAACTCTCCCTTTTTTTGACTGACAGAGTCTCGCGCAAGTACGAGAAGAACAAGATGTCTGTGTTCAATCTGGGCGTGGTATTCGGTCCAACGCTGCTGCGTCCGCTGGAGGAGACGGTGGCCGCCATACTGGACATCAAGTTCAACAACATTGTCATCAACATACTCATCGAGAACTATGAGCGCATCTTCAAGAACGATCCAAGCAGCGCTGTCAGCGCCTCCTCGCTACCCACAACTGCGGGAAATCTGCACACCAGCAGCACCAGTCCGCCCACTCGCATGCCACGCGCCTCCCAGGTGGGCAAAGCGGCATCCacaggcggtggcggtggcggtggaggAGGTGGTGTCCTCAGTGCTTCACTCTCTACGGGCGGCGGCGGTGGGAGCGTGGGACGCAGCTCGATGTATTCACCGCAGCAGAAAGTGTATCGCGTGGTCACCAAATCCAATTACACGGAGCCCACAATGTCGTCCAGCTTGCAGAATATTCCAAATGGCATGATCTATGCCCATGGTCCGGCCAGTGCGAGCAGCAGCACGCCAcctggcggcggcggcagtgTAACAAACACCACCAATGGCGGCGGTGCCACAAATGGCGCACCACGATCCGCACAGCAAATGGGCAGCATGAAGAACCTGCATGCGATGACCCAGAGCGACATCAGCGGACGACGCAGCGGGACAGATGCGGCCGCCGCTGTCTATGGCATTCTAGGCGCTGGCGCTGGGGCCAATAATACGAATGGTGGCAGcggcggaggaggagggaaCACCACAAACGCAGCGCTACAGGCGCATCATGCCACaccggcgacggcgacgagtCGACATGTGGCCGCCGACTATCTGATGGCCACCGCCACGCCGGTGGCACAGTCCGCCTCGAGTAGTCACATCTATACGAATGCGGGCAGCAATCGGCACAGCCTGAACAACGTCTCCCCGCCCACGGCCGCCATGCGCAAGGAGCGACTGCTGCAGAActcgggcagcagcagcgccattGTCAGCGGTCCGCAGCAGCATCCGCCGGTGCAGCGCAGTCACTTTGGCTACGGCCAGGCGAAGCATTATTCACCTGTGGCCGCCGCCTCCACGTCTAGCTCCAATGAGAGTGTCTGCGATTCGTTGTCCTCTAACAATGGCTTAGGCGGTGGAGGTGTAGCTGCTGGTGGAAATGGTGCCAGTGGTGGTCACTTGACCTCAAGTGGCGGCAACggaggcggcggtggcggtggcggcggcggtggcagcaaTGCGAATGTAACGCGTCTGCTGAATGCGCGCAGCTCGATTGATTATCCGCCCATCACATCGCAAACATCGTCGCTATCGACGCTGCTGGGCTCCACGTGCGACGACATTGtgacggcgacggcggcgcCATCGATGATCGGCGGCGCCGGTGGCATGGGCAGCCTCAGTGGTAGCGGCTCCACCAACGAGAGCGCCGACTATGCGCCAACCAAAATGCATCGCAATCGCGACATCATCCAAATCAAGCGCGATCTCAACGCGGGCACAGCGTAAGTTAAAGAGAAAACTGATTGAGGCTTGGCCTGATTGAGTGATTGACTGTATGATTGACAGAACTTAAGGCTAATGAACAATTGATTAACTTGAGTGTATGATTGAAAGAACTTACGAACGATTGATTCAAACACTGGTCAAATTGTCTGAATGATCCGTGTGTGAACTGTTGATTGAAGCCTTACAAAACACTATGGTTGAAGGGATAATGATTgaatgtgtatatgtattataGACGAATTGATTGAAGATTGCGATTGAGTAATTGCAGATTTAAATATGgtaactaataaattaaaaaagagaaataaactTATTAGTCTTAGTAAGTGATAATAAGTACCAGTCTtgtcaatcagtcaatcattTTCAGTTAATTGACTAAACAATTAAGTGAttgctttattaaatatgCTAACTAATTAGTTAAAAATAGAGTAAACTTATTAGTTTTAGTAATTGCTAATAATTAGCAGTCTtgtcaatcagtcaatcattTTCagcgcagccaacttaacTACATCGTTAACATAACCTATAACTTGTATATTTTCCCTTTGCTTACAGGCGAGTGAGAACTTTATACGCGTGCATGGGTGAAAGCGAGGGCGAGCTATCCTTTGAGCCAAATCAGATCATAACGAACGGTAAGTGATTCAAATATCTCTAATTATCCAAtatccaaataaataaatgtactttaattttttgttgtttgcagtGCGCTTTTCACATGAGCCTGGCTGGCTGCAGGGAACGCTGAACGGGAAGACGGGACTTATACCGGAGAATTACGTGGAGCATCTGAAGCCATACCACTAAAAACCATATATATTCCCCACTTTATACCCTTCTTATCCCCTCTCTTACACACACTCTTTGTAATATTCCCCGTAGTCGTTTCTTCCTGTCGAGCGCGTTTAGTACTGTAAGCATATTAGCCTAGGGCGCTAGGTATAGTTCCAAAATCGAAAGAATtcgaacaagaagaagaatacGGAAACTgtgtaaaattgtataaaagtgaaaaagctGAAAGAGCAGAAGAAGCAAGAGAACGCAACAAGTAGAAGAAAGCAAGAGCAACATGGCTAATACTTGAAATGGGTATCTAGTTATGGATAGATATgaagatatatatatgatatatatgtatatataaagatatacatatattctattctattattatatattattatattaaatttaacgcTAACTAGTAAGCATTAATGTGAAGTGTTAAGTCTAAGCCATAAAAGCCACCAGTTTACTTTAGTATGTACTGCAACCACACaagaacaactacaacaaaaacaacaacaacaacaattcaaatcaaatcatggatatataacaacaacaacaacaacaactagcagAAGGGGAGCACACGATATGGAACAccctgtatgtgtgtgcatcttcctctctctcccacaccgaccacgcccacgcccacgccaCCCAGCTCcgcaaacaacatttttagttAGTTTCAAAACGTGGAATgaacaaattgttaaacaaaatcaaGCAATGAGAAATGGGAAGAAaggaaagaagaagaagacgcaTATAGAAAATGGCGACATCGCGGAGAGAGATTAAAGTAAACGATATACACaactataaactatataaatatatatataaactatatatttacttactatacttatactatatatacatgcatatatatatacactgagaagaagcagaagaaaaaaaaagaaagaaggaaagaaagaaaggaaCCCAAGTAAAACGgcaaaagttaattaatttattgttgtacgcttgtatttgttgcttaattataaacaaacaattttttttttatttgtataccttttaaatgtatataatataaataattaatggaaaacaacatacacacacacatacacaaaacacacacacattgaattGTACattgatacacacacacatacacacaggcaTGCTTTGAGCTGCATTTTGAACACTACAGAAGAAATAAATCCATTTTGTAAAGTAaacctacaacaacaaacacaaaaacacacacacacatttacaatttaaatgtaaatcaaaaaaaagcatatgcatttacaaattttgtaaacaaataaaacaactaaatatgagcgagaaaaacaattttaaattcaacatttCAATTGGTTTTGTAccgcagcaaacaaaataccataaactatatattttatatagcaaaaatacgcataaatacatactatactatatatgaacTACCCATATTTacctatacatacatatgtatatgtatatagcacacatagacatacattcatacgtatgtatgtatgtacaaatatatacatgaGTGTGTAAGCAGTACTCCTAAAGTCGTCCATTTATAAGCAATCCACACACATTCCACTTGCTTCTTACCAtccacaagaacaacaactactactatgTCTACTACTAATAATACTACAAGAACTGCAAGCatctacatgtgtgtgtgtgtacatgaCATGTAATAGAGTTAGCATATTAAATGGAACCTTCCCAATGCACAGGTTAAAGCTACTATCGGAAGCTTCAAGCAAAACTAACCATATCAAAAAAGCACAACGACGGCCCGCAGCATTATGAAAACCcaccagaaaaaaaaaaacaaaacaaagtaaagcaaaatagtaataaatatcaaaatacactgcatacatacatatttgacAAAGGATATAAACTAGGCATTCCATTAAACACATACAGagactatatacatacatacttacaaacatatacaaacagacacacacaggtttattttgacaaaaatatttttgttaacatgttgccaaaaatgaatgaacaacctgcaaaacaaattaataataataataatgatataataaaagcatatttataaaactacATTACTGCATATGCAATTCATATGTATAACAAAcatatgaatttgaattgtgtTATGGAGGTGGAGAAATATGGAGCT
This region includes:
- the LOC133848352 gene encoding rho GTPase-activating protein Graf isoform X2 → MKQTQHKINNNYNNNNNINNINYNTTTNEPQSANTNKKKCNYNATAAATTTATAATNNNYNNTTATTTTATGIATTAAAAKSKLKNKHIYFVRRRFRRNSSNNNNNQNNNNNNNNNINNNNNHKIKHKTNFSSAATTKTIPTTNTAVTAATTTTTAKNGRKAKMGGGKDIRRGLEPLEFEECIVDSPEFRDNLNRHEKELDHTSHQIKRIIKEVKDLMSAAKVLSTRMKQLAILLNDFNFECIGTAQTDDENVICESLKRFGAIIGTIEDEREKMLTLADKHIIESLEDFRKKQIGGVKENKKKFDKKTEKFCQSQERFLNMSTKKPENTIQEADASLGMHEREYIQESLSYVLRIQEVQERIKFEFVEILLAFISGWLVFYHTAHEQAEDHRDYLQDLRHKVQKTRENFEEAREKVTELKTKYMEKRTKSEEIFTKRGYLFLMEKKPFKATWTKYYCTFKKQKREFTMLQFNQMNHSFTRPEAREDEKLTLFSCQRRASEFEKRFCFDLTFKEKPGIVYTFQALSEKDHRSWLSAMDGTEPTYLAPGKMKASEAYQLDETGFMFVRRCIQVLEGRGLEDEGIYRKSGVGTKINKLLALGMERKETEDVFTDDKYRDLMESNTIASALKMYLRNLNEPLMTYHYHSGFIEAAKKESLNQRVNEVHKLVYKLPQPNFEMLDMVIRHLTEVSRKYEKNKMSVFNLGVVFGPTLLRPLEETVAAILDIKFNNIVINILIENYERIFKNDPSSAVSASSLPTTAGNLHTSSTSPPTRMPRASQVGKAASTGGGGGGGGGGVLSASLSTGGGGGSVGRSSMYSPQQKVYRVVTKSNYTEPTMSSSLQNIPNGMIYAHGPASASSSTPPGGGGSVTNTTNGGGATNGAPRSAQQMGSMKNLHAMTQSDISGRRSGTDAAAAVYGILGAGAGANNTNGGSGGGGGNTTNAALQAHHATPATATSRHVAADYLMATATPVAQSASSSHIYTNAGSNRHSLNNVSPPTAAMRKERLLQNSGSSSAIVSGPQQHPPVQRSHFGYGQAKHYSPVAAASTSSSNESVCDSLSSNNGLGGGGVAAGGNGASGGHLTSSGGNGGGGGGGGGGGSNANVTRLLNARSSIDYPPITSQTSSLSTLLGSTCDDIVTATAAPSMIGGAGGMGSLSGSGSTNESADYAPTKMHRNRDIIQIKRDLNAGTARVRTLYACMGESEGELSFEPNQIITNVRFSHEPGWLQGTLNGKTGLIPENYVEHLKPYH
- the LOC133848352 gene encoding rho GTPase-activating protein Graf isoform X3, whose translation is MKQTQHKINNNYNNNNNINNINYNTTTNEPQSANTNKKKCNYNATAAATTTATAATNNNYNNTTATTTTATGIATTAAAAKSKLKNKHIYFVRRRFRRNSSNNNNNQNNNNNNNNNINNNNNHKIKHKTNFSSAATTKTIPTTNTAVTAATTTTTAKNGRKAKMGGGKDIRRGLEPLEFEECIVDSPEFRDNLNRHEKELDHTSHQIKRIIKEVKDLMSAAKVLSTRMKQLAILLNDFNFECIGTAQTDDENVICESLKRFGAIIGTIEDEREKMLTLADKHIIESLEDFRKKQIGGVKENKKKFDKKTEKFCQSQERFLNMSTKKPENTIQEADASLGMHEREYIQESLSYVLRIQEVQERIKFEFVEILLAFISGWLVFYHTAHEQAEDHRDYLQDLRHKVQKTRENFEEAREKVTELKTKYMEKRTKSEEIFTKRGYLFLMEKSSLLKISLLEPFKATWTKYYCTFKKQKREFTMLQFNQMNHSFTRPEAREDEKLTLFSCQRRASEFEKRFCFDLTFKEKPGIVYTFQALSEKDHRSWLSAMDGTEPTYLAPGKMKASEAYQLDETGFMFVRRCIQVLEGRGLEDEGIYRKSGVGTKINKLLALGMERKETEDVFTDDKYRDLMESNTIASALKMYLRNLNEPLMTYHYHSGFIEAAKKESLNQRVNEVHKLVYKLPQPNFEMLDMVIRHLTEVSRKYEKNKMSVFNLGVVFGPTLLRPLEETVAAILDIKFNNIVINILIENYERIFKNDPSSAVSASSLPTTAGNLHTSSTSPPTRMPRASQVGKAASTGGGGGGGGGGGNTTNAALQAHHATPATATSRHVAADYLMATATPVAQSASSSHIYTNAGSNRHSLNNVSPPTAAMRKERLLQNSGSSSAIVSGPQQHPPVQRSHFGYGQAKHYSPVAAASTSSSNESVCDSLSSNNGLGGGGVAAGGNGASGGHLTSSGGNGGGGGGGGGGGSNANVTRLLNARSSIDYPPITSQTSSLSTLLGSTCDDIVTATAAPSMIGGAGGMGSLSGSGSTNESADYAPTKMHRNRDIIQIKRDLNAGTARVRTLYACMGESEGELSFEPNQIITNVRFSHEPGWLQGTLNGKTGLIPENYVEHLKPYH
- the LOC133848352 gene encoding rho GTPase-activating protein Graf isoform X1, with translation MKQTQHKINNNYNNNNNINNINYNTTTNEPQSANTNKKKCNYNATAAATTTATAATNNNYNNTTATTTTATGIATTAAAAKSKLKNKHIYFVRRRFRRNSSNNNNNQNNNNNNNNNINNNNNHKIKHKTNFSSAATTKTIPTTNTAVTAATTTTTAKNGRKAKMGGGKDIRRGLEPLEFEECIVDSPEFRDNLNRHEKELDHTSHQIKRIIKEVKDLMSAAKVLSTRMKQLAILLNDFNFECIGTAQTDDENVICESLKRFGAIIGTIEDEREKMLTLADKHIIESLEDFRKKQIGGVKENKKKFDKKTEKFCQSQERFLNMSTKKPENTIQEADASLGMHEREYIQESLSYVLRIQEVQERIKFEFVEILLAFISGWLVFYHTAHEQAEDHRDYLQDLRHKVQKTRENFEEAREKVTELKTKYMEKRTKSEEIFTKRGYLFLMEKSSLLKISLLEPFKATWTKYYCTFKKQKREFTMLQFNQMNHSFTRPEAREDEKLTLFSCQRRASEFEKRFCFDLTFKEKPGIVYTFQALSEKDHRSWLSAMDGTEPTYLAPGKMKASEAYQLDETGFMFVRRCIQVLEGRGLEDEGIYRKSGVGTKINKLLALGMERKETEDVFTDDKYRDLMESNTIASALKMYLRNLNEPLMTYHYHSGFIEAAKKESLNQRVNEVHKLVYKLPQPNFEMLDMVIRHLTEVSRKYEKNKMSVFNLGVVFGPTLLRPLEETVAAILDIKFNNIVINILIENYERIFKNDPSSAVSASSLPTTAGNLHTSSTSPPTRMPRASQVGKAASTGGGGGGGGGGVLSASLSTGGGGGSVGRSSMYSPQQKVYRVVTKSNYTEPTMSSSLQNIPNGMIYAHGPASASSSTPPGGGGSVTNTTNGGGATNGAPRSAQQMGSMKNLHAMTQSDISGRRSGTDAAAAVYGILGAGAGANNTNGGSGGGGGNTTNAALQAHHATPATATSRHVAADYLMATATPVAQSASSSHIYTNAGSNRHSLNNVSPPTAAMRKERLLQNSGSSSAIVSGPQQHPPVQRSHFGYGQAKHYSPVAAASTSSSNESVCDSLSSNNGLGGGGVAAGGNGASGGHLTSSGGNGGGGGGGGGGGSNANVTRLLNARSSIDYPPITSQTSSLSTLLGSTCDDIVTATAAPSMIGGAGGMGSLSGSGSTNESADYAPTKMHRNRDIIQIKRDLNAGTARVRTLYACMGESEGELSFEPNQIITNVRFSHEPGWLQGTLNGKTGLIPENYVEHLKPYH